One genomic window of Caldivirga maquilingensis IC-167 includes the following:
- the argF gene encoding ornithine carbamoyltransferase produces MLNQLRGRSLLSWLDYTPQEVLMLLNLSKNMKERYYLGERYIGVHQGKTLLMVFEKPSTRTRISFETAAWQLGMKTIYSNPQELQLGRGETVEDTARVVSRIVDGIVARVFNHSTLIKLTQHSQVPVVNALSDECHPTQVLADALTLWEVKGKVNGIKLAFVGDGDNNMAHSLIAIGARLGWDIRIVSPKRYWPSRRYIEDAEDLGKRTGAVLTVTETIEEGVKGVDAVYTDVWVSMGMEKEAEERMKLLKPYQVNQGLMNIAGENAVFMHCLPAHRGLEVTDDVIDSSKSVVWQQAENRLHTAKAILAALIR; encoded by the coding sequence ATGTTGAATCAATTAAGGGGTAGGAGCCTACTCAGTTGGCTTGACTACACTCCACAGGAGGTATTAATGCTGCTTAATCTGTCTAAAAATATGAAGGAGAGGTATTACTTGGGTGAAAGGTACATTGGTGTCCACCAGGGTAAGACGCTACTCATGGTATTTGAGAAGCCTAGTACAAGGACAAGGATTAGTTTTGAAACTGCTGCTTGGCAACTCGGCATGAAGACTATTTACAGTAATCCCCAGGAGCTTCAGTTAGGTAGGGGGGAGACTGTTGAGGATACTGCTAGGGTTGTTTCAAGGATTGTTGACGGTATAGTAGCCAGGGTCTTCAACCACTCAACATTAATCAAACTCACCCAGCACTCCCAAGTACCTGTTGTGAATGCCCTAAGTGATGAATGCCACCCAACCCAGGTGCTTGCGGATGCGTTAACGTTATGGGAGGTTAAAGGTAAGGTTAATGGCATTAAATTAGCCTTCGTAGGTGATGGGGATAATAACATGGCCCATAGCCTAATTGCAATAGGAGCCAGGTTAGGATGGGATATTAGGATAGTATCCCCTAAGAGGTACTGGCCAAGTAGAAGGTACATTGAGGATGCTGAGGATTTAGGTAAAAGAACAGGTGCAGTACTCACTGTTACGGAAACCATTGAGGAGGGGGTTAAGGGTGTTGATGCAGTGTACACTGATGTATGGGTATCAATGGGTATGGAGAAGGAGGCTGAGGAGAGAATGAAGCTGCTTAAACCATATCAAGTAAACCAAGGTTTAATGAATATTGCAGGGGAGAACGCAGTATTCATGCATTGTCTACCAGCCCATAGGGGTCTTGAGGTCACTGATGATGTAATTGACTCATCTAAAAGTGTTGTGTGGCAGCAGGCTGAGAATAGGCTTCACACGGCTAAGGCCATATTAGCTGCATTGATTAGGTAA
- a CDS encoding glycoside hydrolase family 15 protein: protein MTETVYEQSIVGNDSMLAVIGGRGELRYLFYPTKSFPQNIHSSLPGIYRRGYFSWLTDWSDIKQRYAAPGILETVFKSGDASVKVMDFVLHSESVLIRRFEFSIPGEFSFIYYTSPQLWETHNADAAYFDERYGAIVDYKRGLTLVVSGDRIPNEYQIGQLGADSDAFTDAYDGRLNMNKLSIYEGFRGVNFALLWRLRDNETLTIYFILDKSEEAALRELAKIKSMDCYILSHSVAEHWEGWINKIKLNGVISEEMIKHSAYVIKMLQDSEGAFIAAPTLWPDYRYCWPRDAAYSAMALDILGYHDEAFKFINWVVKSQGENGAFYQRYYAEPGLKAPSWSFQIDETASVVLATYVHFKLTLDRQFLKNAWVMVRKAAEYLAANVSDDGLTTPTVGPWEEHLGVHTYTNASVYAALSSASYLAGEIGDRNRAVEWGRYASVIRSTTLNQAWNGSFFIKIIKPRFNIPDSATLGLVFPFNMVNVNDDRVKMNAETIEKTFKYKVGGVGRNPEDKYYGGNPWIITTLWLAIYHKLAGNVDKANELIKWALTHSTSTGMLPEQVDKDSGRPISAIPLAWSHAMYIMAEVINNDLFNKITPPLISNK from the coding sequence ATGACGGAGACGGTTTATGAGCAGAGTATTGTAGGTAATGATAGTATGCTTGCTGTTATTGGCGGTAGAGGGGAGTTAAGGTACTTGTTTTACCCAACGAAGTCATTTCCACAGAACATTCACTCCTCATTACCTGGAATATATAGGAGGGGCTACTTCAGTTGGTTAACGGATTGGAGTGATATTAAACAGAGGTATGCTGCCCCAGGGATCTTGGAGACCGTGTTCAAGAGTGGGGATGCTTCGGTTAAGGTAATGGACTTCGTACTCCATAGTGAAAGTGTACTTATTAGGAGGTTTGAATTCAGTATACCGGGTGAATTCAGCTTCATATACTATACTTCACCTCAATTATGGGAAACCCACAATGCTGATGCAGCTTACTTTGATGAGAGGTATGGCGCCATAGTAGACTATAAGAGGGGACTCACCCTAGTGGTCTCAGGTGATAGGATACCTAATGAGTATCAGATTGGTCAATTAGGCGCCGACTCAGATGCGTTCACTGACGCCTACGATGGTAGACTCAACATGAATAAACTAAGCATATATGAGGGCTTCAGGGGAGTTAACTTCGCATTACTGTGGAGGCTTAGGGATAATGAGACATTAACCATTTACTTTATCCTAGATAAGAGCGAGGAGGCTGCATTAAGGGAATTAGCCAAGATTAAATCAATGGATTGCTACATCTTAAGCCATAGCGTTGCTGAGCATTGGGAGGGTTGGATTAATAAGATTAAGTTAAATGGAGTTATTAGTGAGGAAATGATTAAGCACTCAGCGTACGTAATTAAGATGCTTCAAGACTCAGAGGGAGCTTTCATAGCGGCACCAACATTATGGCCTGATTACAGGTATTGCTGGCCCAGGGATGCGGCTTACTCAGCTATGGCGTTGGATATTCTTGGTTACCATGATGAAGCCTTTAAATTCATTAATTGGGTGGTTAAGTCACAGGGGGAGAACGGGGCCTTCTACCAAAGGTACTACGCTGAGCCTGGACTTAAGGCGCCATCATGGTCCTTTCAAATAGATGAAACAGCCTCAGTGGTGCTTGCAACCTACGTTCACTTTAAGTTAACTCTAGATAGGCAGTTTCTAAAGAATGCGTGGGTAATGGTTAGGAAGGCTGCTGAGTATTTGGCGGCTAACGTAAGTGATGATGGTTTAACAACACCCACCGTTGGGCCCTGGGAGGAGCACTTAGGTGTTCATACTTACACCAATGCCTCAGTGTACGCCGCTTTATCATCGGCATCATACTTAGCCGGTGAAATAGGTGATAGAAATAGGGCTGTGGAGTGGGGTAGGTATGCTTCAGTTATTCGTTCAACTACACTTAATCAGGCATGGAATGGTAGTTTCTTCATCAAAATAATTAAACCAAGATTCAATATACCCGATTCAGCAACGCTTGGCTTAGTTTTCCCATTCAATATGGTTAACGTGAATGATGACAGGGTGAAGATGAATGCTGAAACCATTGAGAAGACGTTTAAGTATAAGGTTGGTGGCGTGGGCAGGAATCCTGAGGATAAGTACTACGGTGGTAACCCATGGATAATAACAACCCTTTGGCTTGCAATATACCATAAACTGGCTGGTAATGTTGATAAGGCCAATGAATTAATAAAATGGGCTTTAACCCACAGTACTAGTACTGGTATGCTCCCTGAGCAGGTTGATAAGGATTCAGGAAGACCCATCTCTGCAATACCCCTGGCTTGGTCGCATGCAATGTACATAATGGCTGAGGTAATCAATAATGATTTATTCAACAAAATAACGCCACCACTCATTAGCAATAAGTGA
- a CDS encoding radical SAM/SPASM domain-containing protein, translating into MLWLVFTTGACNLRCSYCGGSFNPKVVPWRINYNPVKLKELIEKDNNATVIFYGGEPLLNPRFIMWMMDNVKASRWGIQTNGTLTELLPNEYWRRMSVVLLSIDGRREVTDAHRGFGAYDRVIKALMRLKSIGVNRLIARMAVTRLTDIYIDVTHLLNIGFNLVHWQLDVIWDGKWDVLTWAKSNYLPGVRKLVELFLSNLREGRVIGIVPILGVLTAYLHKPYRGPPCGAGYRSIAISTDGRILSCPIAVHENWAVLGNVNVGFNLIDIESQLPEMCKTCEYRQYCGGRCLYAIKEGEEYWGLDGVLTVDYVTKETIRTILEIGPEVKELVNKGVVKLSDLYYDPILDSTEVIP; encoded by the coding sequence ATGCTTTGGCTAGTATTCACCACAGGTGCATGCAACTTAAGGTGCAGTTACTGCGGTGGTTCCTTTAACCCAAAGGTGGTGCCTTGGAGGATTAATTATAATCCAGTTAAGTTGAAGGAGTTAATTGAGAAGGATAATAATGCCACAGTAATATTCTATGGCGGGGAACCGCTGCTTAATCCACGCTTCATAATGTGGATGATGGATAATGTTAAGGCTAGTAGATGGGGGATTCAAACTAATGGAACATTAACTGAATTACTGCCCAATGAGTACTGGAGGAGAATGAGTGTTGTTCTCTTATCAATAGATGGTAGGAGAGAGGTTACTGATGCCCATAGAGGCTTTGGTGCATATGATCGTGTGATTAAGGCCTTAATGAGGCTTAAGTCTATTGGGGTTAATAGGTTAATAGCTAGAATGGCTGTGACACGGTTAACGGACATATATATTGATGTAACGCATTTACTTAATATCGGCTTCAACCTGGTTCACTGGCAACTGGACGTTATATGGGATGGTAAGTGGGATGTATTAACGTGGGCTAAGTCAAATTACCTACCTGGGGTGAGGAAGCTTGTTGAATTATTTCTAAGTAACCTAAGGGAAGGTAGGGTCATTGGCATAGTGCCCATACTTGGGGTTTTAACAGCATACTTACATAAACCATACAGGGGACCACCCTGTGGTGCAGGGTATAGATCAATCGCCATCTCCACTGATGGCAGGATTTTATCATGTCCAATTGCTGTTCATGAGAATTGGGCAGTATTAGGTAATGTTAACGTTGGCTTCAATTTAATTGATATTGAGTCTCAGTTACCTGAAATGTGTAAGACATGCGAGTATAGGCAGTACTGTGGTGGTAGGTGCCTATACGCCATTAAGGAGGGTGAGGAGTATTGGGGTTTAGATGGTGTATTGACTGTTGATTACGTTACTAAGGAGACTATAAGAACCATACTTGAGATTGGGCCTGAGGTTAAGGAATTAGTGAATAAGGGTGTGGTTAAATTAAGCGACCTATACTATGACCCAATCCTGGACTCCACTGAAGTCATACCGTAG